In Streptomyces sp. NBC_00414, a single window of DNA contains:
- a CDS encoding AMP-dependent synthetase/ligase, whose amino-acid sequence MGVRREMKQAKKRTDSTTPAGRAQVEVAKDGSGAVREARMPALAPRATTGSIADLPFTNAAEAPDAVVVRRGEHGSWRPVTAAAFAREVTAVAKGLIAAGLEPGGRVAVMSRTRYEWTLLDFAIWAAGGLSVPVYPTSSPEQIEWIVRDSATRFVVVETSENAAAVTTGTADHPAPPQIWQLDAEAGTGGSETAETAGTGGAVAELAALGRDIPDEEVTKRRTALTPDTVATICYTSGTTGRPKGCVLTHANLYAEAANTVELLHPVFKEVTGQQASTLLFLPLAHILGRTLQISCLMARIELGHFPSIKPDELRPALREFRPTFLVGVPYLFEKIHGTGRATAERIGRGASFDRAHRIAVRFGELHLDRFLGRGKGPGPGLYAAWALYDLLVYRRVRKEIGGRTRYAISGGSPLDRDLSLFFYAAGIIVYEGYGLTETTAAATIVPPLRPRPGTVGLPVPGTAVRIADDGEVLIKGGIVFGAYWNDPAATDAVLTDEWFATGDLGALDEDGYLTITGRKKDIIVTSGGKNVSPAVLEDRLRSRPPVGQCVVVGDNRPYIAALITLDREDLTHWLYVRGMPADTPLSELIHDPRLRADVQKVVDHANRAVSRAESIRDFALVEGEFTEDNGLLTPSLKIKRHAVTAAYARDIEALYANASRTREQQTQEQ is encoded by the coding sequence ATGGGCGTACGCAGGGAAATGAAGCAGGCCAAGAAGCGCACCGATTCGACCACTCCGGCGGGCCGCGCCCAGGTCGAGGTCGCGAAGGACGGGAGCGGCGCGGTCCGTGAGGCACGCATGCCCGCCCTCGCGCCGCGGGCCACCACCGGCAGCATCGCCGACCTGCCCTTCACCAACGCGGCCGAGGCCCCCGACGCCGTGGTCGTCCGCCGCGGTGAGCACGGCAGTTGGCGGCCGGTGACCGCCGCCGCCTTCGCCCGTGAAGTCACCGCCGTCGCCAAGGGGCTGATCGCGGCGGGTCTCGAACCGGGCGGGCGCGTCGCGGTGATGTCCCGTACCCGCTACGAGTGGACGCTGCTCGACTTCGCGATCTGGGCCGCGGGCGGCCTGTCGGTCCCCGTGTACCCCACGTCGTCACCGGAACAGATCGAGTGGATCGTCCGGGACTCCGCCACCCGCTTCGTCGTCGTCGAGACGTCGGAGAACGCGGCGGCGGTCACGACCGGCACGGCCGACCACCCGGCACCCCCGCAGATCTGGCAGCTCGACGCCGAAGCCGGAACGGGTGGATCCGAAACCGCCGAAACCGCCGGAACCGGTGGAGCCGTCGCCGAACTGGCCGCCCTGGGCCGCGACATACCCGACGAGGAGGTCACCAAGCGCCGCACCGCGCTGACCCCCGACACCGTCGCCACGATCTGCTACACCTCCGGCACCACCGGCCGGCCCAAGGGCTGCGTCCTCACCCACGCCAACCTGTACGCCGAGGCCGCGAACACCGTCGAACTCCTCCACCCCGTCTTCAAGGAGGTCACCGGCCAGCAGGCCTCGACACTCCTCTTCCTCCCCCTCGCCCACATCCTGGGGCGCACCCTGCAGATCTCCTGCCTGATGGCCCGGATCGAGCTGGGTCACTTCCCGAGCATCAAGCCCGACGAACTCCGCCCGGCGCTCCGGGAGTTCCGGCCCACGTTCCTGGTCGGTGTGCCCTACCTCTTCGAGAAGATCCACGGCACCGGCCGCGCCACCGCCGAACGCATCGGCCGCGGCGCCTCCTTCGACCGCGCGCACCGGATCGCCGTCCGCTTCGGCGAGCTGCACCTGGACAGGTTCCTCGGCCGCGGCAAGGGCCCCGGCCCGGGCCTCTACGCCGCCTGGGCCCTGTACGACCTGCTGGTCTACCGCCGTGTCCGCAAGGAGATCGGCGGCCGTACGCGCTACGCCATCAGCGGCGGCTCCCCGCTCGACCGCGACCTCAGCCTCTTCTTCTACGCCGCCGGAATCATCGTCTACGAGGGCTACGGCCTGACGGAGACCACCGCCGCCGCGACGATCGTCCCGCCCCTGCGGCCCCGCCCCGGCACGGTGGGCCTCCCCGTACCGGGCACGGCCGTCCGTATCGCCGACGACGGCGAGGTGCTCATCAAGGGCGGCATCGTCTTCGGCGCCTACTGGAACGACCCGGCGGCCACCGACGCCGTACTGACCGACGAGTGGTTCGCCACCGGTGACCTGGGCGCGCTCGACGAGGACGGCTACCTCACCATCACCGGCCGGAAGAAGGACATCATCGTCACCTCGGGCGGCAAGAACGTCTCCCCGGCCGTCCTGGAGGACCGCCTGCGCAGCCGCCCCCCGGTCGGCCAGTGCGTCGTCGTCGGCGACAACCGCCCCTACATCGCCGCCCTGATCACCCTGGACCGCGAGGACCTCACCCACTGGCTGTACGTCCGCGGGATGCCGGCCGACACCCCGCTGTCCGAGCTGATCCACGACCCCCGGTTGCGCGCCGACGTCCAGAAGGTCGTGGACCACGCGAACCGGGCCGTCTCCAGGGCCGAGTCGATCCGTGACTTCGCCCTGGTGGAGGGCGAGTTCACCGAGGACAACGGCCTGCTCACCCCGTCCCTGAAGATCAAGCGCCACGCGGTGACGGCGGCGTACGCGCGGGACATCGAGGCCCTGTACGCCAACGCGTCGCGGACCCGGGAACAGCAGACGCAGGAGCAGTAG
- a CDS encoding rodlin codes for MKKLMATAAIAASVAGLSAAGAPQALAIGNDDGVTTANGNGSVQKYGNQATHGKMSPQLSLVQGTLNKPCVGLPVKANLASLVGLVPVTVLQDVPILSAPQNQQCTENSTQAKGDEPLSHILDNIPVLSGNGAAGS; via the coding sequence ATGAAGAAGCTGATGGCGACCGCGGCCATTGCCGCCTCTGTCGCCGGTCTGTCGGCCGCTGGCGCGCCCCAGGCGCTGGCCATCGGCAACGACGACGGCGTCACCACCGCCAACGGCAACGGTTCCGTCCAGAAGTACGGCAACCAGGCCACGCACGGCAAGATGAGCCCCCAGCTCTCGCTCGTGCAGGGCACGCTGAACAAGCCGTGTGTCGGTCTGCCGGTCAAGGCCAACCTGGCCTCGCTCGTCGGCCTGGTGCCGGTCACCGTTCTGCAGGACGTGCCGATCCTGTCGGCCCCGCAGAACCAGCAGTGCACCGAGAACTCCACCCAGGCGAAGGGCGACGAGCCGCTGTCGCACATCCTGGACAACATCCCGGTGCTCTCGGGCAACGGCGCTGCCGGAAGCTGA
- a CDS encoding rodlin, whose amino-acid sequence MIKKVMAAAAVAASVAGVSAAAAPQAMAIGNDNGVTTANGNHAAQIYGNQATYGDMSPQMALIQGSLNKPCIGLPAKANLASLVGLVPITVAQDVPILSAPQNQQCTENSTQAKGDEPLSHILSNIPVLSGNGASGS is encoded by the coding sequence GTGATCAAGAAGGTTATGGCTGCCGCGGCGGTCGCCGCTTCCGTCGCCGGTGTTTCGGCTGCCGCCGCGCCCCAGGCGATGGCGATCGGCAACGACAACGGCGTCACCACCGCCAACGGCAACCACGCCGCGCAGATCTACGGCAACCAGGCCACCTACGGCGACATGAGCCCGCAGATGGCGCTCATCCAGGGCTCGCTCAACAAGCCCTGCATCGGCCTGCCCGCCAAGGCCAACCTGGCCTCGCTCGTCGGCCTGGTGCCGATCACGGTCGCCCAGGACGTGCCGATCCTGTCGGCCCCGCAGAACCAGCAGTGCACCGAGAACTCCACGCAGGCGAAGGGCGACGAGCCCCTCTCGCACATCCTGAGCAACATCCCGGTGCTCTCGGGCAACGGTGCCTCCGGCAGCTGA
- a CDS encoding rodlin translates to MLKKAMAAAAVAASVVGVSAAAAPQALAIGNDSGVTTANGNQAEQVYGNAKTKGDMSPQGQLVQGSLNKLCLGVPVKANLASLVGVLVPVTVLQDVPILSAPQNQQCTENSTQAKGDEPLSHLVDNIPVLSGNGAVGS, encoded by the coding sequence ATGCTCAAGAAGGCAATGGCCGCGGCGGCGGTCGCCGCTTCTGTCGTCGGTGTCTCGGCGGCCGCCGCCCCGCAGGCGCTTGCCATCGGCAACGACAGCGGCGTCACCACCGCCAACGGCAACCAGGCCGAGCAGGTGTACGGCAACGCGAAGACCAAGGGCGACATGAGCCCTCAGGGCCAGCTCGTCCAGGGCTCGCTCAACAAGCTGTGCCTCGGTGTCCCGGTCAAGGCCAACCTGGCCTCGCTCGTGGGTGTCCTGGTGCCGGTCACCGTTCTGCAGGACGTGCCGATCCTGTCGGCCCCGCAGAACCAGCAGTGCACCGAGAACTCCACCCAGGCGAAGGGCGACGAGCCGCTGTCGCACCTCGTGGACAACATCCCGGTGCTCTCGGGCAACGGCGCCGTCGGCAGCTGA
- a CDS encoding chaplin, whose product MTAEKGKYVKHKKSAVVIAGAIMAMGMAAPAFADSEAEGAAVGSPGVLSGNVLQVPVHIPVNVCGNSINVIGLLNPAFGNECVND is encoded by the coding sequence ATGACCGCAGAGAAAGGGAAGTACGTGAAGCACAAGAAGAGTGCCGTCGTCATCGCCGGCGCGATCATGGCCATGGGCATGGCCGCCCCGGCCTTCGCCGACTCCGAGGCCGAGGGTGCCGCCGTGGGCTCGCCCGGCGTCCTCTCCGGCAACGTTCTCCAGGTGCCCGTGCACATTCCTGTCAACGTGTGCGGCAACTCGATCAACGTGATCGGCCTGCTGAACCCGGCGTTCGGCAACGAGTGCGTCAACGACTGA
- a CDS encoding chaplin family protein — protein sequence MRQTLSKGMVAAAAATSILSLYASQAFADSDGHAVAADSPGVLSGNNVQAPVGVPVNACGNSANAAAGLNPSFGNSCATPKGKHRKPDGPRHGAPAGYGSHHGSGSDHGYGSDHGDGSGHHGSGHQSSGHHGSGHHGGGSSTHGGTHDAPGVGTGNNGEAPVDAPANACGDTADAAGLLNPAFGDKCGHHDGPKGYGDGPEDHGDGPKGYGDDETPPSGPPSTPPHTTPPTTTPPVTGPPATVPPTSGHPETSPPTTGPGGTTHPSAPSSGAGPWPELAHTGVDGMLAASAAGTALLLGGAVLYRKNRAASRR from the coding sequence TTGCGACAGACCCTGAGCAAGGGAATGGTCGCGGCCGCCGCCGCGACGAGCATCTTGTCCCTGTACGCCTCCCAGGCGTTCGCGGACTCGGACGGGCACGCCGTCGCGGCGGACTCGCCCGGAGTGCTGTCCGGCAACAACGTGCAGGCGCCGGTGGGGGTGCCCGTGAACGCGTGCGGCAACTCCGCGAACGCGGCAGCCGGCCTCAACCCGTCGTTCGGCAACTCCTGCGCCACCCCCAAGGGCAAGCACCGCAAGCCGGACGGGCCCCGTCACGGAGCCCCGGCCGGATACGGCTCGCACCACGGGAGCGGCTCGGACCACGGATACGGCTCGGACCACGGTGACGGCTCCGGTCACCACGGGTCGGGCCACCAGAGCTCCGGTCACCACGGGTCCGGTCATCACGGCGGTGGCTCCTCCACGCACGGCGGCACGCACGACGCGCCCGGCGTCGGTACGGGCAACAACGGCGAGGCCCCGGTGGACGCGCCGGCGAACGCGTGCGGCGACACCGCTGACGCGGCCGGCCTGCTGAACCCCGCGTTCGGCGACAAGTGCGGCCATCACGACGGCCCGAAGGGTTACGGCGACGGACCGGAGGACCACGGCGACGGCCCGAAGGGTTACGGGGACGACGAGACCCCGCCGTCCGGGCCCCCGTCCACCCCGCCGCACACCACCCCGCCGACGACCACGCCTCCCGTCACGGGGCCGCCGGCTACGGTGCCGCCCACGTCGGGGCACCCGGAGACGAGCCCGCCCACCACGGGTCCGGGGGGAACGACGCATCCGTCCGCGCCCTCCTCGGGAGCGGGCCCCTGGCCGGAGCTGGCGCACACCGGTGTCGACGGGATGCTCGCGGCCTCCGCCGCCGGCACGGCTCTGCTGCTCGGGGGAGCGGTCCTGTACCGAAAGAACCGGGCCGCGTCCCGCCGGTGA
- a CDS encoding NAD(P)-binding domain-containing protein, producing the protein MYDLLVVGAGPYGLSIASHAAAAGLSLRVFGRPMASWRDHMPRGMFLKSEPWASNLSDPQGRLSLAAYCAEQGVEARHGAPIPVEVFASYGLWFARHSVPEVDERAIAHVHPCPGGFEVVTEDGMSVRARTVALAVGVLPFTEVPSALRGLGSDYVSHSSHHRDLDRFLGKDVTVVGGGQAALETAALLAEQGTRVRVVARAPGLSWNDVPPPWERPWWQSARAPHSGLGPGWRNWFYAERPGAFRRLPEPTRARIATTALGPAGAWWIRDRVEPSVDLLLGHEIAAAYGSGGGVRLEMLGPAGELTSLDTEHVIAATGFKPTRERLGLLTADLHEGLTASPDGSPYVGREFESSWPGLFMAGLVTAAGFGPAMRFVHGASFTARTLVRGVRRRLRTGPARLPVPGARERRGVLGAAGR; encoded by the coding sequence ATGTACGACCTGCTGGTGGTGGGAGCCGGGCCCTACGGCCTGTCCATCGCCTCCCACGCCGCGGCGGCCGGCCTGAGCCTGCGCGTGTTCGGCCGGCCCATGGCCTCCTGGCGCGACCACATGCCCCGCGGCATGTTCCTGAAGTCCGAACCGTGGGCCTCCAACCTCTCGGATCCCCAGGGCCGACTGAGCCTGGCCGCCTACTGCGCGGAACAGGGGGTGGAGGCCCGGCACGGGGCGCCCATCCCGGTCGAGGTGTTCGCCTCGTACGGACTGTGGTTCGCGCGGCACTCCGTCCCGGAGGTGGACGAGCGCGCGATCGCGCACGTCCACCCCTGCCCGGGCGGTTTCGAGGTGGTCACGGAGGACGGCATGTCCGTGCGCGCGCGGACGGTCGCGCTGGCGGTCGGCGTCCTGCCCTTCACCGAAGTGCCCTCCGCTCTGCGGGGGTTGGGCTCCGACTACGTGTCGCACAGCAGTCACCACCGTGACCTGGACCGGTTCCTGGGCAAGGACGTCACCGTCGTCGGCGGCGGCCAGGCGGCCCTGGAGACGGCGGCGCTGCTCGCCGAACAGGGCACCCGCGTCCGGGTCGTGGCCCGGGCCCCCGGGCTCTCCTGGAACGACGTGCCGCCGCCCTGGGAGCGCCCGTGGTGGCAGTCGGCCCGCGCCCCGCACAGCGGCCTGGGCCCCGGCTGGCGCAACTGGTTCTACGCCGAGCGCCCCGGCGCGTTCCGCCGCCTCCCCGAGCCGACCCGCGCCCGGATCGCCACCACGGCCCTCGGGCCCGCGGGCGCCTGGTGGATCCGCGACCGGGTCGAGCCGTCCGTCGACCTGCTGCTGGGCCACGAGATCGCGGCGGCGTACGGGTCCGGAGGCGGCGTACGGCTCGAAATGCTCGGCCCGGCGGGCGAGTTGACGTCCCTCGACACCGAACACGTCATCGCGGCGACGGGGTTCAAGCCGACCCGTGAGCGCCTGGGACTCCTGACGGCCGACCTGCACGAGGGCCTGACCGCGTCACCCGACGGGTCTCCCTACGTGGGGCGGGAGTTCGAATCGTCCTGGCCCGGGCTCTTCATGGCGGGCCTGGTCACGGCAGCGGGCTTCGGCCCCGCCATGCGGTTCGTGCACGGCGCCTCGTTCACGGCCCGGACCCTCGTACGAGGAGTTCGGCGCCGGCTCCGTACGGGCCCGGCCCGGCTGCCCGTGCCCGGCGCGCGGGAGCGGCGCGGGGTGCTGGGGGCGGCGGGACGCTGA
- a CDS encoding carboxylate--amine ligase, with protein MPSFDVRVPAVLLRTDRNPFHHGTLGAVRSLGRAGIDVHLVADSTGSPVRGSRFVRRMHPPPAPGATPADIAVTLRRVAARVGRPAVLIPMDDASAVAVDRMRAELSPRFLLPLTPTGLAERVADKAELAAVCASAGIPHPVTLVPDSPAQAASAARRLGLPVVAKWSRPWLLPAGSDLRSTTVLDTAREARDLYRRAGEAGSPLLLQAFLPPGPDRDWFFHGYVDRSGAVRGGGAGLKQRAWPRGAGLTAVGRWTPNPAVTALAERLVARLGYRGILDLDFRLDGSTGAYHLLDFNPRPGAQFRLFADGAGLDVVRALHLDLTHRPLPAPVPLPGRTFVVENYAPLSAAFRSGTELAWHARDDLGPGAALWALWSRHLGRRAGRHLLDRARRPAPAPPAPTCLTRPPSPSPSPSPSPSGVNPLSDEEKASSH; from the coding sequence ATGCCGTCCTTCGACGTCCGTGTCCCCGCCGTGCTGCTGCGGACCGACCGGAATCCCTTTCACCACGGCACGCTGGGAGCCGTACGGTCACTCGGCCGGGCCGGAATCGACGTGCACCTGGTCGCTGATTCGACCGGAAGTCCGGTGCGCGGCTCCCGATTCGTCCGCCGGATGCATCCGCCGCCCGCCCCCGGGGCCACGCCCGCCGACATCGCCGTGACGTTGCGCCGAGTGGCGGCGCGGGTGGGCCGTCCCGCCGTACTGATCCCAATGGATGACGCGAGCGCCGTCGCCGTGGACCGGATGCGGGCCGAGCTCTCCCCCCGCTTCCTGCTGCCCCTGACTCCCACGGGTCTCGCCGAACGGGTCGCGGACAAGGCGGAACTGGCCGCCGTGTGCGCGTCCGCGGGGATCCCGCACCCGGTGACGCTGGTACCGGACAGCCCCGCGCAGGCGGCCTCGGCGGCCCGGCGGCTGGGGCTGCCGGTGGTGGCGAAGTGGAGCCGCCCCTGGCTGCTGCCCGCCGGTTCGGACCTGCGCAGCACGACGGTGCTGGACACCGCGCGGGAGGCCCGGGACCTGTACCGGCGGGCCGGGGAGGCGGGCAGCCCGCTGCTCCTCCAGGCGTTCCTGCCGCCGGGGCCGGACCGGGACTGGTTCTTCCACGGGTACGTGGACCGGTCCGGGGCGGTGCGCGGGGGCGGCGCGGGCCTCAAGCAGCGGGCCTGGCCGCGCGGCGCGGGGCTGACCGCGGTGGGCCGCTGGACGCCGAACCCGGCCGTGACGGCGCTGGCCGAACGGCTGGTCGCGCGGCTCGGCTACCGCGGCATCCTCGACCTGGACTTCCGGCTCGACGGCTCGACCGGCGCGTACCACCTGCTCGACTTCAATCCGCGGCCCGGTGCGCAGTTCCGGCTGTTCGCCGACGGGGCGGGCCTCGACGTGGTGCGGGCCCTGCACCTGGACCTGACCCACCGTCCGTTGCCGGCGCCCGTGCCCCTCCCGGGCCGGACCTTCGTGGTGGAGAACTACGCGCCGCTCTCGGCCGCCTTCCGGAGCGGGACCGAACTGGCCTGGCACGCCCGGGACGACCTCGGGCCCGGTGCCGCCCTGTGGGCGCTGTGGTCCCGCCACCTGGGCAGACGCGCGGGCCGGCACCTGCTGGACCGCGCACGCCGGCCGGCCCCCGCACCGCCCGCCCCCACCTGCCTCACCCGACCGCCCTCCCCCTCACCGTCCCCCTCCCCGTCACCTTCCGGCGTGAATCCCCTGTCCGACGAAGAGAAAGCGAGCAGTCACTGA
- a CDS encoding glycoside hydrolase family 26 protein yields the protein MAPLQRTRTRRPACVAAVLTAGLFASAALASGTGYAAGARAGEPPAPPPTAPTGVVAPMAPGAAPTAPGQATPQPVPPKAPQTPAFGAYLDYGPRGVARIAELSHWLGGAELRVAHTYLPGDRWSNIEGLPGFLDAWADWRREEADRLFVLNVPMLERNEEGVSDREVRGLLRRGAAGEFDHHFRKLAERLVELEVPDTVIVLGWEMNGITYTHRCGPDPEAWKKYWDRIVTAMRAVPGQKFRFDFTPNRGRDAIPWTQCYPGDETVDVIGMDSYDQPRGQSFDEAVSEPYGLQAHVDFAKAHGKPISYPEWGLFRNGDNATYMKRMLAWLDEHKPLYNTVTDYCPHGVWQCDDNPEASAIYRSVLFGRTDPIPVPNPTDPTPKPTDPPKPTDPPKPTDPTPVRPPNCSPVVLGDWVEYWLGGKLCLRFDWWSRNR from the coding sequence ATGGCCCCACTGCAACGGACCCGAACCAGACGGCCGGCATGCGTCGCCGCCGTACTCACCGCCGGACTCTTCGCCTCGGCCGCCCTCGCGTCCGGGACGGGGTACGCGGCGGGCGCGCGGGCGGGGGAGCCACCGGCCCCGCCGCCGACCGCGCCCACCGGTGTCGTGGCGCCGATGGCGCCGGGTGCCGCGCCGACCGCACCCGGGCAGGCGACTCCGCAGCCCGTGCCGCCGAAGGCGCCCCAGACGCCGGCCTTCGGCGCCTACCTGGACTACGGGCCCCGCGGGGTGGCCCGGATCGCCGAGCTCAGCCACTGGCTGGGCGGGGCCGAGCTGCGCGTGGCCCACACGTATCTGCCGGGCGACCGCTGGAGCAACATCGAGGGCCTGCCCGGCTTCCTCGATGCCTGGGCGGACTGGCGGCGGGAGGAGGCCGACCGGCTCTTCGTCCTCAACGTGCCCATGCTGGAGCGCAACGAGGAGGGGGTCTCCGACCGGGAGGTCCGCGGGCTGCTGCGGCGCGGCGCGGCCGGTGAGTTCGACCACCACTTCCGCAAGCTGGCCGAGCGGCTCGTCGAGCTGGAGGTGCCCGACACCGTCATCGTGCTCGGCTGGGAAATGAACGGCATCACGTACACCCATCGCTGCGGGCCGGACCCGGAGGCCTGGAAGAAGTACTGGGACAGGATCGTCACGGCCATGAGAGCGGTGCCGGGGCAGAAATTCCGCTTCGACTTCACTCCGAACCGTGGCCGGGACGCCATTCCCTGGACCCAGTGCTATCCGGGCGACGAGACGGTCGACGTCATCGGCATGGATTCGTACGACCAGCCGCGCGGACAGTCATTCGACGAGGCGGTGTCGGAACCCTATGGGCTTCAGGCGCACGTCGACTTCGCGAAAGCGCACGGAAAGCCGATCTCCTATCCTGAATGGGGGCTCTTCCGAAACGGCGACAACGCGACCTACATGAAGCGGATGCTCGCCTGGCTGGACGAGCACAAGCCGCTGTACAACACGGTCACCGACTACTGCCCGCACGGTGTGTGGCAGTGCGACGACAACCCCGAGGCCTCCGCGATCTACCGGTCCGTGCTCTTCGGCCGCACCGACCCGATCCCGGTGCCGAACCCGACCGACCCGACACCGAAGCCCACCGACCCGCCCAAGCCGACGGATCCGCCGAAGCCCACCGATCCGACACCGGTACGGCCGCCGAACTGCTCGCCGGTGGTCCTGGGCGACTGGGTGGAGTACTGGCTCGGCGGGAAGCTCTGTCTGCGCTTCGACTGGTGGTCGCGCAACCGCTGA
- a CDS encoding GNAT family N-acetyltransferase, producing the protein MRAAALRTPPRTELRTELCTDEREFGRLAEAWGALYRRCGTATPFQSHAWLHSWWLSYGTPGRLRLVLVRDGADLVAAAPLMLVRQPWPALVPLGGSISDFGDVLIEDGERAERATAALADGLATAARTALIDFREVRPGGAVERVYASWRGPRRQVPDSLCLELPAVPMDDLIGRLATAKAQQRVRAKLRKLTTLGVERRAVRPDEVDAALRRLLELHRLQWQGRKVTTEHLQERFAEHLIRSVGPMVRAGDAVVTEFRVDDTVLAVDLTLLSGKLAGGYLYGAHPQLRERKADVATMLLHACAQYTGTGAGGGTGNGTGAGTGGRRVLSLLRGNEPYKHHWRPDPVVNQRFLLARRRTAPLMSAAVCDVAARTRGKKLLDRFAGWRERGGGRP; encoded by the coding sequence GTGAGAGCCGCCGCGCTGCGGACACCGCCGCGCACGGAGCTGCGTACGGAACTGTGCACGGACGAGCGGGAGTTCGGGCGGCTGGCCGAGGCGTGGGGCGCGCTGTACCGGCGGTGCGGCACGGCGACACCGTTCCAGAGCCACGCGTGGCTGCACTCGTGGTGGCTCTCGTACGGCACGCCCGGCCGGCTCCGCCTCGTGCTCGTGCGCGACGGCGCCGACCTGGTGGCCGCCGCCCCGCTGATGCTCGTACGGCAGCCGTGGCCGGCCCTCGTGCCGCTGGGCGGGTCGATCTCCGACTTCGGGGACGTGCTGATCGAGGACGGCGAGCGCGCCGAGCGGGCGACCGCCGCCCTGGCCGACGGGCTGGCCACGGCCGCGCGCACCGCGCTGATCGACTTCCGTGAGGTGCGGCCCGGCGGCGCGGTGGAGCGGGTGTACGCGAGCTGGCGCGGGCCCCGTCGGCAGGTGCCGGACTCGCTGTGCCTGGAGCTGCCCGCCGTGCCGATGGACGACCTGATCGGACGGCTCGCGACGGCCAAGGCGCAGCAGCGGGTCCGCGCCAAGCTGCGCAAACTGACCACGCTGGGCGTCGAACGGCGTGCCGTACGCCCGGACGAGGTGGACGCGGCACTGCGCAGGCTCCTGGAGCTGCACCGGCTGCAGTGGCAGGGCCGCAAGGTGACCACCGAGCATCTGCAGGAGCGATTCGCCGAACACCTGATCCGTTCGGTGGGGCCGATGGTCCGCGCCGGGGACGCCGTCGTGACCGAGTTCCGGGTGGACGACACCGTGCTGGCCGTCGATCTGACCCTGCTGTCAGGGAAGTTGGCGGGCGGCTACCTGTACGGCGCGCATCCGCAGCTGCGGGAGCGCAAGGCGGACGTGGCGACGATGCTGCTGCACGCCTGCGCCCAGTACACCGGGACCGGAGCGGGCGGCGGGACGGGCAACGGAACGGGGGCCGGGACGGGCGGGCGCCGGGTGCTGAGCCTGCTGCGCGGCAACGAACCCTACAAGCACCACTGGCGCCCGGATCCCGTCGTCAACCAGCGTTTCCTGCTGGCCCGGCGCCGGACCGCGCCGCTGATGTCGGCCGCGGTCTGTGACGTGGCCGCGCGCACCCGGGGCAAGAAGCTGCTCGACCGGTTCGCCGGCTGGAGGGAACGCGGTGGCGGCAGGCCGTGA
- a CDS encoding lipopolysaccharide biosynthesis protein, protein MTDNPIRITGRPGTALARARTLPPWSLLAAGVLLGGALGGAYGALKTPEYTATSYVIAVPTEQSDPAAALGFAQAYGRVATQLAVLGDAQVWAGVPVSTLRESVRTATSPDAPMVAVTATSERPDLAADIANAVSRSLTRHANDTEDSTHVELLQFSRAIKPTEASSASPAVTGLVGASAGGLLGGLALLVRPRRAPETSPTASVPGPATAADVHGQL, encoded by the coding sequence ATGACCGACAACCCCATCCGTATCACCGGGCGGCCGGGAACGGCACTCGCCCGCGCCAGGACGCTGCCGCCGTGGTCCCTGCTCGCCGCGGGCGTACTCCTCGGCGGTGCGCTCGGCGGCGCGTACGGCGCCCTGAAGACGCCGGAGTACACCGCCACGAGTTACGTCATCGCCGTCCCCACCGAGCAGTCGGACCCGGCGGCGGCGCTCGGTTTCGCGCAGGCCTACGGGCGGGTCGCCACGCAGCTCGCGGTGCTCGGGGACGCCCAGGTGTGGGCGGGCGTACCGGTGTCGACCCTGCGCGAGAGCGTGCGGACGGCGACCTCGCCGGACGCGCCGATGGTCGCCGTGACCGCCACCTCCGAGCGCCCCGACCTGGCCGCGGACATCGCCAACGCCGTGTCGCGCTCGCTGACCCGGCACGCGAACGACACCGAGGACAGCACGCATGTGGAGCTGCTGCAGTTCTCCCGTGCGATCAAGCCCACCGAGGCGTCCTCGGCGTCCCCGGCGGTAACCGGTCTCGTCGGCGCGAGCGCCGGCGGGCTGCTCGGCGGACTCGCGCTGCTGGTCCGGCCGCGGCGTGCCCCGGAAACGTCGCCGACGGCCTCGGTGCCGGGCCCCGCCACCGCCGCCGACGTGCACGGACAGCTGTGA